TACACCCGTCACTCCCTATAACGGTTGCAAGGCTGGTATCCACCACCTGGTTAAAATGTGCGGTGATTCCGGGATTGTTAAGAAGATCTGTCCTAATAAATTTTATGCCATGGTTCACTGGCGCCGGTTTAATCACTAAATTCACCTTCTTGCCTGAATGAAGGCCAATGCCTGTGCAATTTACCGGCTGTTTAATGGTTCTTTGGCTAAAATACATTGTTACGGTATATAATATGAATAAATTCTTAAAAAGCCGAATCCATCAGCTTTCAGCTTTTGGATTCGCTCTATTGTTTAAAGGATAAATAAAGATTGTCCTATATAATATGATCTGTTATAAATTTCAACCAATAAAATAGTGGCCCGTTTGCGGTTACCGATGGTACAATTTGTGGCTGAAACAGGCAAAAAGCAGATGAGCCTAATGGACGCTTGGGAAAATTTTGCTGCAACAAAATTAACTCAAAAATTGAGATGAGTTCATGGTGAAAGCAGTAAATACGAAACAGTTGCTAAAGGAGGCGGCTTGCTGGCAAAATTATTAAGCAGCGCGGTGATTGGAATTGATGCATATTTTGTGGAAGTGGAAGTGGATATCACCTCAGGGCTTCCAACCTTTGCCACTGTCGGGCTTCCGGAAGCTTCGGTAAAGGAAAGCAAGGAACGGGTTAAGTCTGCCATTAAAAATTCAGGTTACAGTTTCCCTGATGACAGAATTACGGTAAATTTAGCCCCGGCCAACATAAAAAAAGAGGGAACCGGTTTTGATCTGCCCATTGCAGTGGGAATTTTAGCTGCAACCGGAATCGTTCCTCAAAACAGCATTAATCCATATCTTGTATTGGGTGAACTTTCTTTAGACGGTCGAATCAAACCGGTAAACGGCTCCCTTCCCATGGCTCTGGCAGCAAAAAAGGCGGGGTATGCAGGTATCGTTGTTCCGTATGACAACAGACGGGAAGCGTCCGTGGTAAAAGACATTTCTGTTTTCCCGGTAAAAACGCTGCACCAGGTGGTGGACTTTTTTCGCGGTTTTAAACTGATCAAGCCTGAAAAGGTTGATATTTCCGGTATATTTAAACATAACACCCAACCAGAGATTGATTTTTGCGAGGTCATGGGCCAGGAGCATGTGAAGCGGGCCATGGAAATTGCCGCCGCCGGTGGCCACAACCTGATCATGGTGGGTCCGCCAGGCTCAGGAAAAACCATGCTGGCCCGACGCCTCCCCACCATACTTCCTCCGATTACATTTGATGAGGCCATAGAAACCACTAAAATTTTCAGCGTGGTTGGAATGCTCAAGAAAAGCCAGGCCCTGGTTACCGAAAGACCTTTCAGATCACCCCATCATACCATATCAGATGCCGGCTTAATCGGTGGCGGGCATATTCCGAGACCCGGTGAGGTCAGCCTGGCCCATAATGGGGTTTTATTTTTAGATGAACTTCCCGAATACAAAAAGCACGTGCTGGAGGTGTTACGTCAGCCTTTGGAGGATCTTCAAGTCACCATTTCCAGGGCAGCCTCAACCATTACCTATCCATCCAGTTTTATGCTTGTCGCCGCCATGAACCCTTGCCCCTGTGGATATTTATCTGATCCGAAACATGAATGCAGGTGCACTTATAGCCAGATTCACAAATACCGGTCAAAGATTTCCGGTCCGCTGCTCGACAGAATAGACATTCATGTGGAAGTGCCTGCAGTCCCCTACAAGGACCTGATGGGAGACTCGGATGCTGAGCCGTCGGAAGAAATAAGAAAACGGGTGGAATCGGCTCGAACCATTCAATCCGCAAGATTTTCGCGCACAAAAATTTACTGCAACGCCCAGATGAGCAGCCGCCATATAAAAAAATACTGCGGAATCGATGAGGCCTCTGCCGACCTCCTTGAATCCGCAATTGACAAACTCGGTCTTTCCGCCCGTGCATACAACCGTATCCTTAAGATTGCACGAACCATTGCAGACCTCGAACGTCAGGCAGATATCCAGGTTGACCATATCTCAGAGGCAATACAGTACCGCAGCCTGGACAGGAAGAAACGAATTTCGTAAGGCTCTTCTCCAAATTATTGGAGAAGAGCCTTCCAGGAGTCAGGTTTTTCCCGTATGTCTTTGTTTTTTGATTGTTTTCACTCGAACCCCTGACCCCTATGAATCCTTGAACCCTGATCAATCGACCAACTCTTTGGGAGATGATCCTATCGTAATAACATCAATAGGAGGGTAACACAGTGAAAAGCCATAAAGTCGATTACAAGGTGATGGGCGACGATATCCAAATCGTTGAAGTTGAGCTTGACCCGGGCGAAACCGTAATAGCTGAGGCCGGAGTAATGAATTACATGGATGATGGAATCACCTTCGAAGCCAAAATGGGTGACGGGTCCAAACCGGATGGCGGTCTTTTTGGCAAGCTGATGGATGCAGGCAAACGCGCGATTACAGGCGAGTCCATCTTTTTAACCCATTTTACCAATTCGGGCACTGGGAAAAAGAGTGTGGCCTTTGCCGCACCCTATCCTGGTAAAATTATACCCATTGACATGACCAAGGTCAATGGAGAACTGCTGTGCCAGAAAGATGCCTTTCTTTGCGCCGCCCTTGGCACTGAAGTCGGTATTGCCTTTACAAAACGACTCGGGGTTGGTTTTTTTGGCGGAGAGGGATTCATTCTCCAGCGTCTCAGGGGAGATGGCATGGCTTTTGTGCATGCAGGCGGCACCGTAATCAAAAAAAAACTGAACAACGACACCATTCGGGTCGACACCGGTTGCATCGTGGCATTTACCTCGGGAATAAATTACGATATCGAGCGTGCAGGCAGCCTTAAGTCCATGTTTTTCGGGGGAGAAGGTTTGTTCCTGGCAACACTTAGCGGGACAGGGGTTGTGCTGTTACAAAGTCTTCCTTTTTCGCGAATGGCGGACCGTATTTTCCAGCATGCGCCATCTGCAGGTGGAAGCCGCAAGGGTGAAGGATCTATTTTGGGCGGTATCGGGGACCTGATAGGCGGCAAATAGGATTAAGGATTCGTAAAAAGCAATAATATTCCGCTTCGCTGTAATGCAACCGAAATTAAATTATCAATTGTATCAATAGGTTAAAATTTAGTTGGTTGAAAGATTTTCTTGAACGTCGAACGCTGAACATTGAACATCGAATGATGAAATCGCTTCGCTCCGCCGGTTTATAAATTGGTAGAATACCTTATTCAAAATTCGACGTTGGGCGTTCGATGTTCGACGTTCATAGTTTTTTTGGTACCATCAAGCTTCTATCCAGCCCATACTACGCTTTACCGCTTTTTGCCAGCCAGCATACAGGGTTTGCCTTTTGGTCTCATCCATCAAGGGGAGAAATGACTGATCGATTTTTCTGTTTGCGGAAATCTGCTCCTTCTCCCACAGCCCTACCGCCATTCCGGCAAGGTAGGCCGCACCCAGGGCTGTGGACTCGATGACTTCAGGCCTTTCAACCGCCACACCAATGATGTCGGCTTGAAATTGCATGAGAAAGTTGTTGGCGGAAGCCCCGCCGTCAACTTGCAGTTTTTTAAGCTCAATACCTGAGTCTGCTTGCATGGCATCCAGAACATCCCTGGTCTGGAAAGCCACAGATTCCAAGGTGGCTTTAGTGATATGTTCCCTGCCGGTATCTCTGGTAAGACCAAAAATCGCGCCTCTAGCATACATATCCCAATAAGGAGCTCCCAGGCCCACAAAAGCAGGAACCACATAAACACCTTCTTCGTCCATGGCCTGCCTGCCAAGCTCCTCTGATGCGGACGCTGTATCTATAATTTTCAGCCCGTCTCTCAGCCATTGTATGGCAGCGCCGGCAACAAAGACGCTGCCCTCCAGTGCATATTGGATATGTCCACCAATTCCCCATGCGATGGTCGTTATCAGGCCGGATTGGCTGAAAACAGGTTCTTCTCCCGTATTCATCAAAAGAAAGCAACCCGTTCCATAAGTGTTCTTGGCCATACCTTCCTCAAAACAGATCTGACCAAACAGGGCCGCCTGCTGGTCGCCGGCCACACCGCTGATGGGAATTTTTACTCCCTTATATTCCAGTTCTCCAAAATTCCCCGAGGAATCCCGAACTTCAGGCAGCATCGTGTCAGGCACGTCCAACGCTTTGAGGAGAGCGGGGTCCCATTTCAACTCTCTGATATTATATAATAAAGTACGTGAGGCATTTGAATAATCGGTGGCATGCACTTTTCCGTGGGTCAGTTTCCAGATCAACCACGTGTCAATGGTGCCGAATAATAATTCTCCTTTCTCCGCTCTTTCCCGAGCACCTTTGACATTATCCAATATCCATTTGATCTTGGTACCGGAAAAATAGGCATCAATCACCAGTCCGGTATTTTGACGAACATAATCTTCCAAACCCTTTGATTTTAAAAATTCACAGATTGAGGCGGTTCTCCTGTCCTGCCACACGATGGCGTTAAAGACGGGTTCTCCAGAGTTTTTATCCCACACTACCGTCGTTTCTCTCTGGTTGGTAATGCCAATTGCTGCGATATCAGAGGGATTAACCTTCCGCTCATTGACAAGCTGTTGGAACACTTCCCACTGGGATTCCCATATTTCCATGGGATCATGCTCAACCCAACCCGACCGAGGGAAGTGCTGGGTGAATTCTTTTAGTGTAATACCCTCAATTCTACCCCGACTGCCAAACAGCACCGCCCTGGAACTGGTAGTCCCCTGGTCAAGTGCGATGACATATCTTTTCGTCATTTTTTCCACCCTACAGTTCAGTACAAAAGGCCTGCTCATTCAAGCCTTGTTATTTCCCGGCTTCATTCTGCCGTCCGCTGCCTGCTTCTGCGGGTCGGTTTGTTTAAAGAGGATTCCCTTCAGCCATTCAACCCCAAATTGCAGCAGTTCTATTTCATCATTTTGTATTTTTTCCAGGATTTTTTCATCTATATCAAATCGCTTAAGGAACGAACTCTCAAAAACAAACTCCCTGAATTTATCGATGTTATAGCTTACCATGAAAAACATCTGCTTGGCCTGGTCCGTAAGCTTGATATTCGGAGGAAATGATCGTTTTCTTACCACCAGGTCCGTCCACTGTGCATTGATATCATCGTGGATATCCACCCCCTGGTCCTTTCGCCATTTATTAACCGTCCACTCTTTATCCTCTTCAAATCCAAGGCAATGGGGCTCATTAACAAAAAAATAGAATCCGTCATCGTCTGAACCTTCCTTATGGCTTAAAGTCGCCACACCTAAAGGATAATACCGACATGTGGTGGGTCTGTCTTCATATATGATGCATCCATCCTCCCTTACAAATGGGCAGGCTTTCCTGTCTGAATCAGATGTTTCGCCATCTATCAGCTTAAGTGTTACAATAGGAAGATCGGTCTTTTCTAAAATATGTGGCTCGGTATAAATGGCTAAAAATTCTTCGGAGGAAAGGCCAAGACGATTTTTGAGCCTGATAATGTCATAGGGAGTGAGGGTAATACTGATTCCTTTGCAGCATTGGGTAAAACATTTAACATCTTTATGGCATTTAAACTTAAACCTGCTTTCAGGCCCCAGCCTGACCGGTTCGATATTTGCTTTTTTACCTGGTATATCCATATGTATTCCTTTCTTTTTTTGATGATTTGTTGAACTTTTCTTAACCAAGTCGCATCGTATTGTCAAATGGTTAAAAGAAAACCAAGCAATTAAAATGTTGTGATAATACATTGAACATGACACATGGTTATGTTAAATAAAATTTAATTCTATATCATTTAAGGAAACCATGCTGAAAACACAGGTGCTGATTATTGGAGGAGGAATCACCGGCGCCGGTATTGTCCGAGACCTTACTCTTCGTGGGATTGAATGCATTCTTGCGGAGAAGAGTGATATCAACGCAGGAGCATCCGGTGCCAATCACGGACTGTTACACAGCGGTGCGCGTTATGTGGCAGGTGATTTGGTAAATGCCAAGGAGTGCCGGGAAGAGGGAAATATTTTAAAGAAACTGGCCCCCCATTGCGTAGAGGATACCGGCGGGCTGTTTGTGGCGGTTGAAGGAGATGATGAAAAGTATGTCGCCGATTTTCCCGGTTTATGTTCCAAGTGCGGTATTCCGACCAAGGATTTAGACATCAAAGAAGTGCTTGAAATGGAGCCTTCCCTTTCCGATAAACTAATCGCCGCATACCAGGTGCCGGATGCAGCCGTTGACCCTTTTAAACTCTCTTTGGACAACATTTACCAGGCTCTGGATCTTGGCTCCACCCTGCTTCGCCATTCAAAAGTCACCGGGTTTACCATAAAGAAAAATCGTATTCTGGTCACAAAGCTGCAAAACATGCTGACCGGTGAACAGTTTAACATTGAGGCCGTGCAGGTGGTTAACGCCGCCGGAGCATGGGCAAAGGAAGTGGCTGCCCTTGCCGGTTGCACCATCAACCTCCTGTATTCTAAAGGGAGTCTCCTAGTGACACACAACCGGATTGCGCAGCGGGTGATCAATCGCCTGAGGCCTTCCTCTAACGCTGATATCCTGGTTCCCGGCGGAACGGTCTCCATTTTAGGCACCACTTCCGTTACCATAGACACATTGGACCAGGTTTTTCCCACTGTTGAGGAAACCGATTATATTGTAAGTGAAGCCACCGCCATGATTCCCCAACTGGAAAGAACACGGTTTATTCGCGCATATGCAGGTGTCCGACCCCTGTTAGGAACAAAGGCCGGGGCCGATGACCGCAGCGTCAGTCGTGGGTTTTCTTTGATTGATCATCTAGAAGACGGTTTGGAAAATTTTGCTTCAATCACCGGTGGCAAACTTTCCACCTACCGGTTAATGGCGGAAAAAACGGCGAATCTTATCTGCAATCGGCTGGGTGTTTCCCGTCCCTGTCTGACCCGAACAGATCCCCTTACGCCGGCCGGAGCCGCCCGGTGGACAAAACCCGGTCTGGCTCCAAAGGTGTGGATGAAACAACATGACCCGGAAGATATCATGCTGTGTGAATGCGAAATGGTGCCCAAAAGTGTGGTGGACAGCATCGTGGAATCTATCCATAAACAAAACGGAAAACCGGACCTGAAGGCCATCGGGCTTCGCAGCAGGATTGGCAAGGGGGCCTGTCAGGGTACTTTCTGCGGTCTCAGAACTTGTGCGTATCTTTACGATACAGATGAACTGCAAGCAGATGAGGGCTTAACCAGTCTAAGGGAATTTGTCAATGAACGATGGCGTGGTGTGCGGCCTTTGCTCTGGGATACGCCGCTTATCCAGGCGGAATTACAGGAAGCCCTTTACTGCGGCCTGATGGGAATTGAATTGTAGTGTTTAAGGCAGAAGGCAGAAGTAAAAAAAAGATGGAACAAAGCGACACCCTACGGTAGAAAGAAATACTTGACAATGGATACGATGAGCAACGATAACCGGGAAATAAACTGTGACCTGGCAGTTATCGGCGCTGGTATGGCCGGAATGGCGTCGGCCCTGTTTGCTTCCAGCCGCGGAGTCTCCACGGTACTGGCAGGATTGACCAGTGAAATTATTTTTGCCAGCGGGCTGATTGATCTGATGGGGGTGCATCCAATAGGTGACGGCAAAGTCTGGGAAAACCCGTGGGAGGCGATTCAGGCGTTAATCAGTGATATCCCCAACCATCCTTTTGCAAAAATAAACAAAAATGACATCCATGGGGCTTTGGAAGAATTTCTATCCTTTATGAGTGATGCAGGCCTCCCCTATGACCGGCATGAAAATCGTAACGCAAAAATAATGACTCCGGCGGGAACCGTTAAGCATACCTATGGTGTACCTCAAACCATGTGGAACGGTGTCCTGGCCCTGGAACAAAAATGCCCCTGCCTTATCATTGATATCAGAGGACTGAGAGGATTCAGCGCCCGACAGATCACAGAAACCTTAAAATCTTCCTGGCCGGATTTGCGTCATGCACGTATTTCATTTCCCCATACCGATCATCTGGAAGAAGTATACCTGGAACCTGTGGCCAGATCCCTGGCACTTGCTGAAAATCGCAAAGCCCTGGCACGGATTATCCACCTCCATGTAAAAGATTCAGCAATGATAGGATTTCCGACCATTTTTGGCATTAACCATTCGGTTGAAATTTTTCACGATTTGCAGGAGATGATCGGTGTTCCGATTTTCGAAATTCCCACCATGCCGCCATCTATTACAGGTCTTCGCATCAAGGAGGCTTTTGAAACGCAACTTCCCAACCAAGGTGTTCAGCTTCTGTTGCAAAAAAAGGTTTTGAAGGTCCACCATAACAAAGGTGGCTTCATACTCGACGCCGGAGGTCCTGAAACAGAATATACCTTAAAGGCAAAGGGAATCATACTGGCAAGCGGCCGGTTTTTAGGCAGAGGGCTGCGGGCAGAAAGAAAACAAATCAGGGAATCCATTTTTGATCTCCCGGTTTTTCAGGAGGGTGAGAGAAAAAACTGGCACAGTCATGATTTTCTGGACCCCAAGGGGCATTTGATCAATACGGCTGGACTGGAAATTGATGATAAGTTTCGCCCCCTGGACAGCTCCGGCAAACCGGCCTTTAATAAACTTTTTGCCGCAGGGTCCATATTGGCACATCAGGACTGGATGCGGATGAAGTGCGGGTCCGGACTGGCCATCGCTTCAGCCTATGCCGCAGTAAATGCTTTTAAAGAACAAAAATAATAAAATATGAATCCTTTTAATGAGTTTCCCAAGCACTTAAAATCAACCATTCGTTTTGTTCTAACCGACATTGACGATACCCTTACCATAAAGGGTCGACTTCCTGCGGTGGTATTTACCGCCATGGAAAATCTTCACCAAGCAGGCATTCAAGTCCTCCCGATTACCGGACGCCCTGCCGGATGGTGCGATCATATTGCCAGAATGTGGCCGGTGGATGGTGTTATTGGAGAAAACGGCGCTTTCTATTTCAGATATGAAGACACCCAAAAAAAAATGATTCGACGATACTTCAAACCTGAAAAAGAAAGAAAACAGGACTGGAAAAAGCTGGAAAAGCTAAAACAGGAAATCTTGGAAAAAATTCCGGGCTGTCGGGTTTCCGCTGATCAGGCCTATCGTGAAGCAGATCTTGCCATCGATTTTTGCGAAGATGTTCCACCGCTTCCTGTAAAAGATATTGACCGGATTGTACGACTATTTAACCAGGCAGGTGCCCAGGCAAAGATAAGCTCCATTCATGTAAACGGCTGGTTCGGAAATTATGACAAACTTTCCATGACCCGGTTCCTTTTTGAAGAAGTTTTTCAAGTGCATCTTGAAGCAATTAAAAACAAAGTTATTTTTACCGGGGACTCCCCCAACGATTCTCCCATGTTTGCTTATTTTCCTCATTCCGTGGGTGTTGCCAATGTGATGCATTTTAAAGGAAGAATGGAATGTAACCCTGCCTGGGTAACGGAAAAGGAAGGTGGATACGGTTTTGCCGAGATGGTGGACTTTCTCCTTTTGTGAAAGAAAACTGTGAAACCTTGGCAATTAGACAAGGATCATACATTTTTTTGGATTTAGAAACAAATGGAGTTCCTGCCCTTCTTCCTGTGGAAGGTAATGGGGAACCTGCACCCTGATCATCGTGTCATTTACGCTTACGAAAAAATACAGGAAGTTACCCAGATATGCCCTGTGGGCAATCGTCCCCTTGAACAGATTTTCCCCCGTTTGGGGAGGTTCCGTAACTATTTCCACATCCTCCGGACGTATGGATGCGTAAACTTTTTCGCCGGTTTTCATTGCCCTGCTGTCCGGCATGGAGCACAGCATTTTTTCGCTGAATTCAGTACGTACGTAAACCTTATTAGAATTCGGTACCACCTCAACAGTTTCTCCGGAAATAAAATTCATGGTACCGATGAAATCGGCAACAAACCGGTTGGCAGGCTTTTCATAGATCTCCTCCGGAGGGCCGATTTGTATTATGTTCCCTGATTCCATAACGGCCACACGGTCAGAGATCACCATCGCTTCGGCTTGATCGTGAGTCACATAGACTGAAGTGATGCCCATTCGCCTGACCAGACTCTTTATCTCAAATCTCAATTCTTCTCTGAGCTTGGCATCCAGATTACTCAGCGGCTCATCTAAAAGCAGCACTTTGGGATTGCCCACGAGAGCCCGCGCCAGCGCGACCCGTTGCTGTTGGCCACCGCTTAATTGGGACGGATATCTGTCTTCCAAACCATCCAAACCCACCAACTCCAAAACTTTTTGCGCTTTTTCCTTAATGCTCTGCCTGGACAACTTTTGAAGTTTCAAGCCATAGACAATGTTATTGTATACCTTCATATGGGGCCACACGGCATAGTTTTGGAACACCATACCGATGCCCCTTTTAGAGGGCTGGACAAATCCCTGTGAAAGCATCGGCTTACCGTCAATAACGATATCTCCCTCGTCCGGCCTTTCCAACCCGGCAATGCAGCGCAGGGTGGTTGTTTTGCCGCAACCGCTGGGCCCGAGCAGTGTCAACATTTCGCCCTTCTTCACTTCCAGCTGAATGTGATTAATGGCCACCACTTTCTTAAAGTGTTTAAAAAGGTTTTGAATCTCTATGAATGCCATTAAAATTGTCTCCTTAATGTCGGTTCAGCGTTTATTGGCAGTTAAACCTGAACCTTTGATCTGTAACTATCCTTCTGCACCCCAGGCGGCTTTGAGAACACCCCCGCTGATTCTTGATATGATCAGCAGAAGAATGAAGGTGATCACAATCATCAGAAAAGCCATGGCAGCGGCGATCCCAAATTCCATTCCACGATGCCAGTTCAGGTAGATCCCAATGGGCAGGGTTTCCCATCCTCCCTTATAAAGGAATACCGCGGTGGAAATTTCCTGAAACGCCATGATGAAGAACATCACCACGCCGACAAGTACTCCTTTAAGCAGCAACGGCAATGAAATAAGGAAAAAAGTTCTGAGTTTACCGGCGCCCGATACCTCGGAGGCTTCCTCCAGGGAAGGATCCAGCTGTAAATAGGAGGAGTGCGCCATGCGCAAAAAATACGGAAGTCGCCTGGCAAACAGAGCGATGGGCATGATAATCCAATAATGGGCCAAAGGTATGGCTTTCCAAAATGCCAAAATATAACTCACACCAATGGCGATACCCGGAAACGCCAGCATCAATGTGATGACAAAATCGAGGGCATCTTTTCCCGGCACCCGGGTACGGACGATAAGGTAAGCCACCGGAAGCCCGAAAGCAATTCCGAAGATCAGCGCAATTCCACTGAAAAGGAAGGAGTTTTTTATCAAAAGCGGACTTTCCAGCAGGATGAGCCGGAAATTTTCCAGCGTCCAATAGGTGGGGAATATCTCAAAGGTCCATCTTCGGGAAAATGCGGCTAAACCCAACACAACCGGAATGAGCAAAACCAGAACGGCAATAAAAATCATGTACATATACGCACCTGATTTCACCCACCTGTTGGGCTCGATCACACGGCCTTCGGACGTTGTCCCTTTTGAGAGTCCGGTATACTTTTTCTTTTCGACCCAATACCGGGCGAGCAAAAAGAGAGAAATGCAAACGATGGAAGAAACCACCACCGCCACGATCCCCATATGCTTGCGGTGCATATCGGTAAAGTGATAGGAGATGTTGATATACGAAACCGATGGCAGAAGGTCCACCTGTCCCAGAATCAATGGGGTGAGCCAGTCGGTAAAGGGCCACAGGAATACGAGAACGGCGCCCGCCAGATAACTTGGGGTACACAGCGGCAAGGTGACGGTAAAAAATCTCCGAAAACTGCTCGCTCCCTCGACTTCGGCGGCTTCTTCAAAGGAAGGATCTATGTTGGTAAAACCTGCCGAAAGACCCAGAACGATAAAAGGGAGCATATGCAGGGATTGAATGAATACCAGTCCGTGTAAGCCATAGATGAAATTCAGCGGTTTGTCTATCAGGCCAATTTCCATCAAAAGCAGATTTACAGTTCCATATTTTCCGAAAAAGATGATGAAGGCAAACACGCCGGCGAAAGCGGGCAAAACAATCGGCAACAGAATCAATGCGGTGAAAACGGTTTTTCCCCGGTGCCTGTATCTGGCCAAAATGTATGCCAGGGGCACCCCGAATACGGTGGTGGTCAGAAGTACCATCGTACTTAGCAGCAGGGTATTTCCAAAGGTTTTGAGATAATACGCGTCCTGAAAAAATTCCAGGTAATTGCCCATACCCCAGCCACCGGTTTCGGCAATTTTGAAGCTTTCCAATACTAAAATGGAAAGCGGATAAATTACCAGGAAGGCAACGATCAACCACAGGAGTGCTGCCAGAGAAATACTGCCGCGTGACATATCAGATCCTTTATTTTACTCAATTTCAAGCCTACTTCCTTTAGGGTATCGTTATGCAACAGGCTTGATCAACAATGCTCGGAGTAAGTTGGAGTGTAGCATTCCAGCAAGGAGGGTAATCCGAAAAACACCCATTGGGTTAAACACCAACTCCTATAATTCCAAATCCCAATAATTATACGGGCGAGCGTTTGCTCGCCCGTTTATCAGACCCAAAAGT
This genomic stretch from Thermodesulfobacteriota bacterium harbors:
- a CDS encoding iron ABC transporter permease, with amino-acid sequence MSRGSISLAALLWLIVAFLVIYPLSILVLESFKIAETGGWGMGNYLEFFQDAYYLKTFGNTLLLSTMVLLTTTVFGVPLAYILARYRHRGKTVFTALILLPIVLPAFAGVFAFIIFFGKYGTVNLLLMEIGLIDKPLNFIYGLHGLVFIQSLHMLPFIVLGLSAGFTNIDPSFEEAAEVEGASSFRRFFTVTLPLCTPSYLAGAVLVFLWPFTDWLTPLILGQVDLLPSVSYINISYHFTDMHRKHMGIVAVVVSSIVCISLFLLARYWVEKKKYTGLSKGTTSEGRVIEPNRWVKSGAYMYMIFIAVLVLLIPVVLGLAAFSRRWTFEIFPTYWTLENFRLILLESPLLIKNSFLFSGIALIFGIAFGLPVAYLIVRTRVPGKDALDFVITLMLAFPGIAIGVSYILAFWKAIPLAHYWIIMPIALFARRLPYFLRMAHSSYLQLDPSLEEASEVSGAGKLRTFFLISLPLLLKGVLVGVVMFFIMAFQEISTAVFLYKGGWETLPIGIYLNWHRGMEFGIAAAMAFLMIVITFILLLIISRISGGVLKAAWGAEG
- a CDS encoding ABC transporter ATP-binding protein is translated as MAFIEIQNLFKHFKKVVAINHIQLEVKKGEMLTLLGPSGCGKTTTLRCIAGLERPDEGDIVIDGKPMLSQGFVQPSKRGIGMVFQNYAVWPHMKVYNNIVYGLKLQKLSRQSIKEKAQKVLELVGLDGLEDRYPSQLSGGQQQRVALARALVGNPKVLLLDEPLSNLDAKLREELRFEIKSLVRRMGITSVYVTHDQAEAMVISDRVAVMESGNIIQIGPPEEIYEKPANRFVADFIGTMNFISGETVEVVPNSNKVYVRTEFSEKMLCSMPDSRAMKTGEKVYASIRPEDVEIVTEPPQTGENLFKGTIAHRAYLGNFLYFFVSVNDTMIRVQVPHYLPQEEGQELHLFLNPKKCMILV